A single Ziziphus jujuba cultivar Dongzao chromosome 11, ASM3175591v1 DNA region contains:
- the LOC107432909 gene encoding large ribosomal subunit protein uL4, whose product MAAAAARPLVTVQVLDGDMATDSPQTVHLPDVMKASIRPDIVNFVHANISKNSRQPYAVSKKAGHQTSAESWGTGRAVSRIPRVPGGGTHRAGQGAFGNMCRGGRMFAPTKIWRRWHRKINVNQKRYAVVSAIAASAIPSLVQARGHRIETVPELPLVISDSAESVEKTSAALKVLKQIGASADAEKAKDSHSIRPGKGKMRNRRYINRKGPLIVYGTEGAKLVKAFRNIPGVDIVNVERLSLLKLAPGGHLGRFVIWTKSAFEKLDSIYGSFDKPSEKKKGYVLPRPKMVNADLARIINSDEVQSVVRPTKKDVKRAPLKKNPLKNLNCLLKLNPYAKTARRMALLAEAERVKAKKEKLEKKRKPITKEEASAIKAAGKAWYQTMISDSDYTEFENFSKWLGVSQ is encoded by the exons ATGGCCGCCGCAGCTGCTCGCCCGCTCGTCACGGTTCAAGTCCTTGATGGCGACATGGCCACCGACTCCCCACAAACCGTCCATTTGCCGGACGTCATGAAGGCCTCCATTCGTCCCGACATCGTCAACTTCGTCCACGCCAACATCTCTAAGAACAGCCGCCAACCTTACGCCGTCAGCAAAAAGGCCGGCCACCAGACCTCCGCCGAGTCCTGGGGTACCGGCCGTGCCGTATCCCGTATCCCCCGTGTCCCCGGCGGTGGCACCCACCGTGCCGGTCAGGGAGCTTTCGGGAACATGTGCCGCGGTGGCCGCATGTTCGCTCCGACGAAGATCTGGCGCCGATGGCATCGCAAGATTAATGTCAACCAGAAGAGGTACGCCGTCGTTTCGGCCATTGCGGCTTCTGCTATTCCTTCGCTTGTTCAGGCTCGCGGTCATAGGATCGAGACCGTGCCGGAGTTGCCTCTGGTGATCAGCGATTCCGCCGAGAGTGTTGAGAAGACCTCGGCGGCTCTTAAGGTTCTGAAGCAGATCGGTGCCTCTGCCGATGCCGAGAAAGCTAAAGACAGCCACTCGATTCGTCCTGGTAAGGGTAAGATGAGGAATCGCCGATATATCAATCGCAAAGGCCCGCTGATTGTGTATGGTACGGAAGGTGCTAAGCTTGTTAAGGCATTTAGGAACATTCCTGGTGTTGATATTGTTAACGTTGAGAGGCTTAGTCTGCTTAAGCTCGCTCCTGGTGGTCACCTTGGGAGGTTCGTCATCTGGACCAAATCGGCTTTCGAGAAGCTCGACTCCATTTATGGGTCTTTTGACAAACCGTCTGAGAAGAAGAAGGGTTATGTCCTTCCCAGGCCGAAAATGGTGAACGCTGACTTGGCTAGGATCATCAACTCTGATGAGGTTCAATCTGTTGTTAGGCCGACCAAGAAAGACGTCAAGAGAGCACCATTGAAGAAGAACCCTCTCAAGAACCTTAACTGCTTGCTGAAGCTTAACCCGTATGCCAAGACTGCTAGGAGGATGGCGCTTTTGGCCGAGGCCGAGCGTGTTAAGGCTAAGAAGGAGAAGCTGGAGAAAAAGAGGAAGCCCATCACAAAG GA